Proteins co-encoded in one Echeneis naucrates chromosome 22, fEcheNa1.1, whole genome shotgun sequence genomic window:
- the tgfb3 gene encoding transforming growth factor beta-3 proprotein: MNLGKALLFFLLSNCVTMTLSLSTCTTVDIDHIKKKRVEAVRGQILSKLRLTSPPPTTGPSQVPFQVLALYNSTKELIEELGRDRQQSCGQDNTETEYYAKEIYKFNMISGPTENNDLLYCTKGITSKVFRFNVSTMEKNSTNLFRAEFRALRIPNPGAKKNEQRIELYQILQKDDPKAKQRYIGGKNVLTKGTPEWVSFDVTETVREWLMYRQTNLGLEISVHCPCHTFKPNGDIFENAKEVLEVKFKGMEAEYDDPSRLKKQKEQLYPHLILMMLPPHRLDAQSSSRRRKRALDTNYCFNNYEENCCVRPLYINFRQDLGWRWIHQPEGYYANFCSGPCPYLRSADTTHSSLLSLYNTLNPEASASPCCVPQDLEPLTILYYVGRSPKVEQLSNMVVKSCKCS; the protein is encoded by the exons atgaATCTGGGCAAAGcacttctgtttttcctcctctcaaaCTGTGTGACAATGACTTTGTCGCTCTCCACTTGCACCACGGTGGACATTGACcacataaagaaaaagagagtggAGGCGGTCCGGGGACAGATCCTTAGTAAACTCCGGCTGACCAGTCCGCCTCCAACGACAGGTCCAAGTCAGGTACCGTTTCAGGTTCTGGCCCTTTATAACAGCACTAAGGAGCTCATTGAGGAGCTGGGAagagacaggcagcagagcTGTGGACAGGATAACACGGAGACTGAGTACTATGCCAAAGAGATTTACAAGTTCAACATGATCAGTGGACCAACAGAAAACA ATGACCTCCTCTACTGCACTAAGGGTATCACCTCCAAGGTATTCCGTTTCAACGTTTCGACCATGGAGAAGAACTCCACCAACTTGTTCCGGGCCGAGTTTCGAGCTTTGCGGATCCCCAACCCCGGCGCCAAGAAAAACGAGCAGAGGATTGAGCTCTACCAG ATCCTCCAGAAAGACGACCCAAAAGCCAAACAGCGCTACATTGGGGGCAAGAATGTCCTGACCAAGGGAACGCCTGAATGGGTCTCCTTTGATGTTACAGAGACAGTGAGGGAGTGGCTAATGTACCGAC agaCCAACCTCGGCCTGGAGATCAGTGTCCATTGTCCATGTCATACTTTCAAGCCTAATGGTGACATTTTTGAGAATGCCAAAGAGGTGCTGGAGGTTAAGTTCAAAG GAATGGAAGCAGAATATGACGACCCGAGCcgtctgaaaaaacaaaaggagcagCTCTACCCCCACCTCATCCTCATGATGCTCCCTCCCCACAGGCTGGATGCCCAGTCTTCGTCCCGCAGGCGCAAGCGGGCACTTGACACCAATTACTGCTTCAA CAATTACGAGGAGAACTGCTGCGTGCGACCACTATATATTAATTTCCGGCAGGATTTGGGCTGGCGGTGGATCCATCAGCCTGAAGGGTACTATGCTAACTTCTGCTCTGGGCCATGCCCTTACCTACGAAGTGCAGACACCACCCACAGCTCG CTGCTGAGCCTCTACAACACCTTGAACCCAGAAGCCTCTGCGTCACCCTGCTGTGTTCCTCAGGACCTGGAGCCCCTCACCATCCTCTACTATGTGGGTCGCTCACCCAAAGTCGAGCAGCTCTCCAACATGGTCGTCAAGTCCTGCAAGTGCAGCTAG